The Oecophyllibacter saccharovorans sequence TAACTTTTTCTCTACGCTCACTAAAAAAATTGCCTAGCCGTTTCACTTTCCAAGGAGCCGGCACCTTACCCAACCACGCGACCCCGGAATCCTTATACACCGGGTAAACCGGCAGCTGCGTTCCGGTCATCCTGCCAACTCCCCGAGCATCTGCAGGATCTCGGCTGAGACCGTTTTCAGCTCTGCGTCTATTTCCACCAGCGGGCGCGGTGGTTCGAAAACGTAGAAATACCGGTTGAAGGGGATCTCATAACCGATTTTGGTTTTCGCCTCGTCAATCCAGGCATCTGGTGCGTGTGGCAGCACTTCACGGGCGAAATAAGCGCCGATATCTTCTGAGAGCGGCACGTTCTCAGTGTCGCGCAAAGCGCTGTCAGGCTGCGGCTTGCCTTTCTGCTTGCCTTTCACCCCCAGCACGATCTCGCCTTGCGCATCGCGCAGCGGGCGCTCCACGGTCAGGGTAGTGTAACCGAAATCCTGATTGCGGAAGAGACGGGAGATCGGCACAATTTTGACTGCCCCACCCTCTGGCGCCGTCGGCGCAGCTTCGCCAGTACGGAGGATGCTGCGACTGATCTCGCGCCCGGCCGCGTCAAACACGCACGCTTGCTCGGCTTCCACGCATTCTCCGAACAATCTGGTGACTTCGTCAATCTGGGCCTCGCTCATCTCCTTGCGCTTACTGCCAAGGCTTTTGCGCATTTTCTGCCAGAAGCTGGATGCATCAATCAGTTGCACGAAGCCTTTGCGTTTTGCAGGCTTTTTGTTGGACAGGATCCAGATATAAGTGGCGATGCCTGTGTTGTAGAACATGTCAGTCGGCAGCGCGATGATGGCTTCAACGAGATCGTTCTCCAATACATAGCGACGGATTTCCGATTCACCTGAGCCTGCCCCGCCGGTGAAAAGGGGCGAGCCGTTAAGCACGATACCGAACCGGCATCCGCCTTCCTGAACAGGACGCATTTTGCTGATGAGATGCAGCAGGAACAGCATGGACCCATCTGAGACACGCGGCAGGCCAGGGCCGAAGCGGCCATCAAAGCCTTTTTCCTGGTGTTCCTTACGCACTACTTTCTCGACTTTCTTCCACTCCACGCCGAAAGGCGGGTTGGAGAGCATGTAGTCGAACTTCTGCCCGGAATGCGCATCCTCAGATAAAGTGTTGCCTGCAGCGATCCGCGTGATGGTTTCTCCCTTGAGGAGCATATCCGCTTTGCAGATAGCATAGGATTCGTCGTTGAGTTCCTGACCGAACAGCGTCAGGCGCGCATCGGGATTATGCTCGGCCAGAAATTCACTGGCCGTGGAGAGCATACCGCCTGTCCCCGCAGTCGGGTCGTAGATCGCGCGTACCGGAGTATTACCAGGCGCCAGCATGTCACTGTCTTCAATGAACAGCAGATTGACCATCAGGCGGATCACTTCACGCGGGGTAAAATGCTCGCCGGCGGTTTCGTTCGAGAGTTCGGCAAATTTTCGGATCAGCTCCTCAAAAACCAGTCCCATCTGAAAATTATCAACAACATTAGGATGCAGGTCTATCTGCACGAATTTTTCCGTAACCAGGTAAAGAAGATCGGCTTTAGCCAGGCGCTCGATCTGCGCCGCAAAGTCAAAGCGCTCGAAGATATCACGCACTTCAGGCGAAAATCCCTGAACATAATCATGCAAATTCTGGCGAATATTGTCCTGATCGCCGAGCAGCTTCTGCAGATCCAGAGGGGACGTATTGTAGAATGATTGTTCGGCTTTGCGCTTCAGAAAAGGCGCTGGATCTGTCAGGCCCGCTTTCGTTCTGGTCTCCAATTCTTCCAGAACGGCCAGCTTGGTGGGAGCCAGCACGCAGTCAAGGCGGCGCAGTACTGTAAAGGGAAGGATAACGCGCCCATAATCCGACTGCTTGTAATCGCCACGCAGAAGATCAGCGACAGACCAGATGAGCGATGAAAGAGCGGGTTGATTCATGGGGCGCACCTGCAGAATTGGTTCTATCAGAGAACTCAGATAGAAATTTTTTGTAATTAAAAGTAGTTTCATCTACCGGCCTGGTATAAGCGCCAGGCTGGTAATATGCTTTCCCCGGGAAGTTCCCTGGGAAAGCACATTGAAAAGTATTTCAGTCCTCGAAATCTTCGGCGTGGTCGATCTTCCACACGGACTGCACCGCCACCAGCTGGGCGGTCTGGGGGTTGTAGGTGATCTGCACGTCCCCTTCAGGGGCGTAGCCGCAGCGGCGGGCGACTTCCACTTTCAGGGCCAGCGCGCTGAGAGCGGCACCGGCATCAAGGCTCCAGGCGGTCAGATACATGGTTTCCCAGCCATGTTTCAGCTCTTCCAGCGCGTCCTGCACGACAGCGGCGTCGTAATCGGCGAATTCCTTGATGAGCTGGGGCGGGAGTTGCTGGGAAGAGGTCGGAGTAGTGGCCATTGCAGAAGCGCCTTTCGAAAAGGAAAATGGTCGTCGGAAAAGGTTTTCCGTCGGTTAACGCCAATCTAGCGGGGCAAGTCGCGCGTGACTATCCCTCAGGCGCCAGGTAACCCCTGACGGAGACAGGGGCCATCTGCTAGGCTGCCTGCAACGGTCCCCAGATTTCCCTGCAGGACCAGGCCCTTCCGCTGCACAGGAGCCGGTTGCTTGCCTTCCCTCACCGCCTGGCTTTTTCTGCTGGTTGCCATTCTGCTCGAGGTCGCTGCCACTTCCCTGCTCAATGCCAGTGACGGCTTCCGGCGCGCAGGGCCTGCCCTGGGCGCGCTGGCGCTTTACGCAGGCGCGTTTTTCAGCCTTGCGCGCGCTCTGCGTGTCCTGCCGCTGGGACTGGCTTACGCGGTGTGGTGCGGGGTGGGGATCGTGTGCATCGCCCTGATCGGCGCGTTCATCTACCGCCAGCACCTCTCGCCGGGGGCGTGGGCAGGCATCGGTCTGATCTTTCTGGGCACGCTGGTGGCCAGCCTGTCGGGAGCGGTGCGTGAATAGGGCCCAACATCGCGGCGCGTTAAGGCTTTGCAGCGTTCTGACTGTCGCGCTGCTTTTCCTGTTGCAGCTGGCTTTCCACACCGCCCTGCAGCCCGGGGAACATCCGCGCGCTGCCATGCTGCGCCTGACCGGATGGGACATCGCGCCCACCTCAGCGCCGTATTCTCACACTGCAGTGTCGCTCGGTCACACCATGACCATGCACAGCCCTGGGATCTGCCCAGAGCACAAAGCCCATCCCGGGCCTGATAAAGACAAAACCTGCCCGCTGTGCCCCCTGTTGGAGCACGTTCTGCTGGCGCTCACCCCCCTGCTGATCGCCATCAGCGTGGCCGGCAGAATGCAATGGCTGCGCTTTCTGCCTTCAGTGCCGCGGGGCCCGCCGGAACTTCAGCATGCACCATGCCCGCCCGGGCGAGGGCCGCCCGCATTGCGGACCAATCTCCGCACCGGCGCGCGTCCTGTTCTCCGTTTTCCGGCCTGCGTTTTCTCCTGAAAGGCCCCTGACAAGGGCCAGAGGACACATGGCCCGGCAATCTCCCTGATCACGGGCGTTCGCTGCTTCCCGGCCTGCTTTTCAGGAGCGAGACCCCACGTCTCGGGATGTATGCCTCCCGCCCCAGTTTTTCAGCCTGTTCCCACAGGCTTTCCGCAAGGAACACAACCACAACGGACCCGAAAGGACCGGCACCTGCCAGCAGCCCTGGTGCTGGTCGGGCTGTGGCTCGTCACTGCCACTGTAGTTCGGGCCGCCCCTGCAACCCTCGCGCCAGCCGCTAACACCCCGGTTGAGCGGATTAACGTCACTGCCCGGCGGCACGACGCAGCTCCCTTCACACAGAGTGCGGAAACGACCTCCCTGTTTCGCGATGTTCCCGGGTTCAGCGCCTGGAACACGGGCGGCACCACCGATCTGCCCGTGCTCAACGGCATGGCTGCTGACCGCGTGGCGAGTTTCGTTGACGGCATGCGCCTGGGCGCTGACTGCCCCAATGAAATGAACCCGGCCCTCTCCCTGGTATCGCCTGACCTGATGGCGCGCAGCAGTGCCACGGCAGGCATCACCTCGGTCAGCATGGGCGGTGACAGCACGGGCGGCACCGTCTCGGTCAGCCGACGACCGCCACAGTTTGCGCGCCGCAAGGACAGCGTGCTGGTCACAGGGGACGGGCGCGGCGACTGGGGCAGCAACGGTGGGCGCTCAGGGGCTTCCGGAGCCTTCACCGTGGCCACCGACCAGCTCAGCCTGCGCTACAGCGGCGCCTACGCCCATGCCACGGATTACACTGCTGGCGGCAGCCGTGCTCCAGGCAAGGGGGGCGGGCGCGTGGCTTCGACGTCCTATCTCACCTTCAATCAGGCGGTCACGGCCGGGTTGCGCCATGGCAATCACCTGTTCGACTTCACCTTCAGTCAGCAGGACGTGCCTTATGAGGCTTTCCCCAACCAGTATATGGACGAAACAAACAACCGCACTACAGTGGTCAACGGGCATTATGCCGGCAATTTCGACTGGGGCGTGCTGGAAGCGCGCGGCTTCTGGGAACGGGTGATCCACGCCATGAACATGCTGGGCGACAAGGGCGGCCACGGCCCCGCACCCATGGGGGCCAGTATGGGCATGAGGGCAATGGCGGGCATGATGCCCATGAGGGCCGAAAGAGGCATGCCGATGAATTCAGACGGGCGCGAGGCAGGCTACGACCTGCGGGCCACCGTCACTCTTTCGGCCACGCAGGGCGTGTGCCTCGGCAGTGCGTTCGAGCATCATGGTCTGAACGATTGGTGGCCTGCGGTGCCGGGCAGCATGATGATGGGACCGGGCACATGGCATGAAATCAATCACGGTCGGCGCGACCACCTGGGAAACTTCGTGCAGTGGAATGCGCAATGGTCGCCGCGTTTCAGCACGGAAGCAGGCATACGCAGCGACCTGATCATGATGAATACAGGCCGCGTTTCCCCCTATAGCTGGAACGCGATGGGCATGAACGGCGCCTCTGCCGACATCATGGCGGCCCGCGCCTTCAATGCGGCGCGACGCAGGCGCACCGACAGCAATTTTGACGCAACCCTGCTGGCGCGCTGGGAGGCAACGCCTTTTCTGCATCTTGAGGGCGGCTGGGCCCGCAAGACCCGCTCGCCCAACTTCTACGAGCGTTACGCCTGGGGGGTCAGCAGCATGGCTTCGCGCATGATCGGCTGGTTCGGCGATGGCAACGGCTATGTCGGCACGCTCAATCTCAAGCCGGAAGTGGCCAATACCTTCAGCTTCACCCTGCGCTTCCACGATCCGCTCTCCAGCAGCAGGCGTTGGGAAATGGAAGTGCAGCCTTTCTTCACCGCCACGCATAATTATATCGACGTCAACCGTACTGCCAGGTTGGGGCCTGGGATCTACCGGCTGAAATTCGCCAATCACCGCGCCCAGAGCTACGGCCTCAACGCCAGGGGGCAGGCTCTGCTCTGGCATTCACCCCTGATGGGAGAAGGCCGGTTGAGCGCCGTGCTCTCCTGGGTTCGTGGCCAGGACCTGACCATGCATTCCGGGCTCTATCAGCAGATGCCTCTCAACGGAAGGCTGCGCTTTGAGGAAAGCCGCGGCCCCTGGAGCGCGCATGCCGAAGTCATCCTGGTCAAGGCCAAGAAAACGGTCGACTGGGTGCGCGACGAGCCCCGTACCCCAGGCTATGCCTTGCTCGGCCTTGGGGCGAGCTATCGCTGGCACGCAGGCCGCCCGTCAACAGAGCCGCCCACGCTGCAGCTTGATGTCAGCCTGGAGAACCTGCTCAACCAACGTTATTACCTGCCGCTTGGCGGGCGCGACCTCAGCGGCGGGATGGGAAACACCATGAATCAGGACGGACCGCCCCCGGTCCTGGCCATGGGACGCTCACTGAACCTGACCCTGCGCGGGTATTTCTGAAGTCTCCCGCACAGGGCCTGTGCCGGTCTGGCTTCAGGCAACCCGTTTGGCATTGCGGCGCCGTTTCCTGGACAGGAACCGGCTTTTCCAGCTCCGCTCAACCGGCTTGCCATGCGACCAGGTGCCGAAAGGATAGCCATCGGACGTCTCGGCTTTCTTCATCAGGGCACGGGCCGCTTCAGGCGTGAGGGGGCGGGAGAAGTAATATCCCTGCGCTTCCGTGCAGCCGAGGCGGACCAGGAAATCATACTGATCGACCGTTTCCACCCCTTCTGCCGTCACGGCCAGGCCCAGATCGACAGCCAGCCCGATGGTGCTTTTGACGATGGCAGCCGCACGGGGGTTGTAGAGCATCTCGCTCACGAAAAGCCGGTCCAGCTTGATTTTCGAGAAAGGGAAGAAGTTCAGGTAGGCCAGGCAGGAATA is a genomic window containing:
- a CDS encoding TonB-dependent receptor, which produces MLVGLWLVTATVVRAAPATLAPAANTPVERINVTARRHDAAPFTQSAETTSLFRDVPGFSAWNTGGTTDLPVLNGMAADRVASFVDGMRLGADCPNEMNPALSLVSPDLMARSSATAGITSVSMGGDSTGGTVSVSRRPPQFARRKDSVLVTGDGRGDWGSNGGRSGASGAFTVATDQLSLRYSGAYAHATDYTAGGSRAPGKGGGRVASTSYLTFNQAVTAGLRHGNHLFDFTFSQQDVPYEAFPNQYMDETNNRTTVVNGHYAGNFDWGVLEARGFWERVIHAMNMLGDKGGHGPAPMGASMGMRAMAGMMPMRAERGMPMNSDGREAGYDLRATVTLSATQGVCLGSAFEHHGLNDWWPAVPGSMMMGPGTWHEINHGRRDHLGNFVQWNAQWSPRFSTEAGIRSDLIMMNTGRVSPYSWNAMGMNGASADIMAARAFNAARRRRTDSNFDATLLARWEATPFLHLEGGWARKTRSPNFYERYAWGVSSMASRMIGWFGDGNGYVGTLNLKPEVANTFSFTLRFHDPLSSSRRWEMEVQPFFTATHNYIDVNRTARLGPGIYRLKFANHRAQSYGLNARGQALLWHSPLMGEGRLSAVLSWVRGQDLTMHSGLYQQMPLNGRLRFEESRGPWSAHAEVILVKAKKTVDWVRDEPRTPGYALLGLGASYRWHAGRPSTEPPTLQLDVSLENLLNQRYYLPLGGRDLSGGMGNTMNQDGPPPVLAMGRSLNLTLRGYF
- a CDS encoding DMT family transporter, with translation MPSLTAWLFLLVAILLEVAATSLLNASDGFRRAGPALGALALYAGAFFSLARALRVLPLGLAYAVWCGVGIVCIALIGAFIYRQHLSPGAWAGIGLIFLGTLVASLSGAVRE
- a CDS encoding type I restriction-modification system subunit M, with translation MNQPALSSLIWSVADLLRGDYKQSDYGRVILPFTVLRRLDCVLAPTKLAVLEELETRTKAGLTDPAPFLKRKAEQSFYNTSPLDLQKLLGDQDNIRQNLHDYVQGFSPEVRDIFERFDFAAQIERLAKADLLYLVTEKFVQIDLHPNVVDNFQMGLVFEELIRKFAELSNETAGEHFTPREVIRLMVNLLFIEDSDMLAPGNTPVRAIYDPTAGTGGMLSTASEFLAEHNPDARLTLFGQELNDESYAICKADMLLKGETITRIAAGNTLSEDAHSGQKFDYMLSNPPFGVEWKKVEKVVRKEHQEKGFDGRFGPGLPRVSDGSMLFLLHLISKMRPVQEGGCRFGIVLNGSPLFTGGAGSGESEIRRYVLENDLVEAIIALPTDMFYNTGIATYIWILSNKKPAKRKGFVQLIDASSFWQKMRKSLGSKRKEMSEAQIDEVTRLFGECVEAEQACVFDAAGREISRSILRTGEAAPTAPEGGAVKIVPISRLFRNQDFGYTTLTVERPLRDAQGEIVLGVKGKQKGKPQPDSALRDTENVPLSEDIGAYFAREVLPHAPDAWIDEAKTKIGYEIPFNRYFYVFEPPRPLVEIDAELKTVSAEILQMLGELAG